Proteins encoded by one window of Torulaspora delbrueckii CBS 1146 chromosome 2, complete genome:
- the RRP5 gene encoding Rrp5p (similar to Saccharomyces cerevisiae RRP5 (YMR229C); ancestral locus Anc_8.757) gives MSTQDKRKRDEESPLLRQDATKQPTTSSLVRSGEEMSFPRGGASALTPLELKQVANEAANDVLFGGKSSENVDESRPKKRKKTSKKSKDEPKTEVDEEETVDLVQHINFKNLKKGSVLLGQVSAIYKHELCVSFTDNISGFVKITNISEQLNAVLEDLDEDMEDEKVAQVKQDGEYDSSDDEATEKPSKELPDLKNYFQLGQWLRCSVVLNSTFDTERKKNQKKRIELSIAPSDVNPFTEEDLDKHTAIQCSVKSTEDHGATLDIGISGFTGFIPKKALPNFEQLEPGSVFLGNISKKSGRAVTVNLDFNAKNSKITQVSSIDAVVPGQAIDLLCEDVTKNGIIGKAFGLISGFLGTSQLRNFSLEELKHKFAVGSSIRCRVIASLLNRDATKVLILSILPHILSLETKLLEKESLESFPVGYKLDSCAVLGRDSEFLYVAVDEERIGQVHSSKIGEVNHQSSVAARVLGYNEVDRLYELSTDPEVLKLKYLRPKDIPVGTIIPKCEVVTVSSSGIQLKLFNDQFTAFVPPLHISDTKLVYPERKFKIGSKVKGKILNVDGRGHIFVTLKKSLVNLEEDIEVVSSYATARKIQEINQKTVATVQAFQAKGCHLLFFGGVRGFLPNSEISEVFVKRPEDHSRLGQTVMVKILDVDEERARIIATCKVSSDEAEEQKEAIDKMVLGRTMVDVTVAEKTKDSLVVEMNNVGLRGVIYVGHLSDSRIEQNRAQLKKIRIGSELNALVIDKDVRNQVFNATLKESLIKDAQNNQLPVTYEDIKEKKLTTAMHGYIKSISDKGLFVAFNGKFVGMVLPSYAVESRDVDFAKAFYINQSVAAYLLRTDDANQRFLLTFKEPKDKSSDKAASLAAINPVDKSIKRLEDFKLGKVIDAKIKGVKKNQLNVILADNLYGRIDISEVFDSYEAISNPKEPLGGMKKDDIIRVKVIGNHDVRGHKFLPITHTVTNSTVLELTMRKSMINDSNCKVQSIEDVAVGQEVLGFVNNYASNNLWLTVSPTLKAKISVFDLTDDSSKYSKNFEEQFPLGSALKVSVKGIESEHGFITVTGRSHAVQIATDVKVGDKLPAKIVKINEKYILLNLGGDVVGISFAPDALDDFSVPLNVAFEGMVNQIIPATVVSIDSENDKIKLSLRSANPKTREIKSHKDIKQGDVVQALVKRVTDKGIFVYLSTNLEAFVPVSKLSDSFLKEWKKFYKPMQCVVGKVINSENDSRILLTLRESEVNGKLHVLKNYDDIKVGDIFEGNVKNVTDFGVFVKLDDTVNITGLAHRSEIADTAPEDLSSLFGNGDRLKAYVIKVNPDKKQISLSLKASHFSKQDNGEKKAETQDVVEDNDADEAMEQVVYNHNESDAESDVEMDYQESAPAKKPQQSEGLSLSAGFDWTASILDQAHEDEESSDDEDFTETNKSKRHRKKKHVVEDKTIDISTRAPESVVDFERLIMGNPNSSVIWMNYMAFQLQLSEVEKAREIAERALKTISFREEGEKLNIWIALLNLENTFGTDETLEEVFKRACQYMDSFTIHNKLLSIYQMSEKFDQAAELFKATAKKFGSEKVSIWLAWGEFLLSQNQIQEARSLLSNALKALAKRSHIEVVRKFAQLEFAKGDAERGRSLFEGLMADAPKRIDLWNVYLDQEIKAGEKKKVENIFERVITKKITRKQAKFFFNKWLQFEESHEDLKSAEYVKSKAIEFAEKNSKAEVN, from the coding sequence ATGTCGACACAGGATAAGAGAAAAAGAGACGAAGAGTCTCCTTTGCTGAGACAAGATGCAACTAAGCAACCTACTACTTCATCACTTGTACGTAGCGGAGAGGAGATGTCTTTCCCAAGAGGTGGTGCATCGGCATTGACTCCATTGGAATTAAAACAGGTTGCCAATGAGGCTGCTAATGATGTTCTATTTGGTGGTAAATCGTCAGAAAACGTGGACGAAAGTCgaccaaagaagagaaaaaagaCTAGCAAGAAGAGTAAGGATGAGCCAAAGACAGAGgtagatgaagaagaaactgttgatcttgttcagcatatcaatttcaagaatttgaagaagggaTCAGTTCTATTGGGCCAAGTGTCTGCGATTTACAAACACGAGTTATGTGTATCTTTTACCGATAACATTTCTGGGTTCGTAAAGATCACAAATATCTCCGAACAGCTTAATGCAGTGCTAGAAGATTTAGATGAAGATATGGAGGATGAAAAGGTGGCTCAAGTGAAGCAAGATGGTGAGTACGAttcttcagatgatgaagctaCCGAAAAACCTTCTAAGGAATTGCCAGATCTAAAAAATTACTTTCAGCTTGGTCAATGGTTGAGGTGCTCTGTCGTATTGAACTCCACGTTTGATacagaaagaaagaaaaatcaaaagaagagaattgagCTTTCGATTGCACCTTCAGATGTAAACCCTTttactgaagaagatctagATAAGCATACCGCTATACAGTGCTCTGTTAAGAGCACTGAAGATCACGGTGCTACTCTGGATATAGGGATCAGCGGTTTTACCGGTTTCATTCCAAAGAAAGCATTGCCAAATTTCGAGCAGTTGGAGCCAGGGTCAGTCTTCCTAGGTAACATCTCTAAAAAATCAGGTAGAGCTGTTACAGTGAACTTGGATTTCAATGCCAAGAACAGTAAAATTACTCAGGTTTCCTCGATTGATGCCGTGGTTCCAGGTCAGGCAATTGACCTACTTTGCGAAGACGTTACAAAGAATGGTATCATTGGTAAGGCTTTTGGTTTAATTTCCGGTTTCTTAGGTACCAGTCAACTGCGAAACTTCAGCCTAGAAGAGCTCAAGCACAAGTTTGCTGTAGGATCCAGCATCAGATGTAGAGTCATCGCTTCGCTTCTCAATAGAGATGCCACTAAGGTACTAATCTTGAGCATCTTACCTCATATCCTTTCCTTGGAGACCAAGCTATTGGAGAAGGAAAGTTTGGAGTCATTCCCAGTAGGTTACAAACTCGACTCTTGTGCAGTTCTTGGACGTGACTCGGAGTTCCTATACGTGGCAGTTGATGAGGAGCGCATTGGTCAAGTTCActcatcaaaaattggTGAGGTAAATCATCAAAGTAGTGTTGCCGCTAGGGTCCTTGGATACAATGAGGTGGATAGACTCTATGAATTATCTACTGACCCAGAAGTGTTGAAGCTTAAATATTTAAGGCCAAAAGACATTCCAGTTGGTACAATAATTCCAAAATGTGAGGTTGTCACAGTTTCGAGTTCTGGCATACAATTAAAACTGTTCAATGATCAGTTTACTGCATTTGTTCCCCCACTGCATATTTCTGACACAAAATTGGTGTATCCGGAGAGAAAGTTCAAGATTGGATCTAAGGTTAAGGGTAAGATCCTCAACGTTGATGGACGTGGTCATATTTTCGTCACTTTAAAAAAGTCTTTGGTTAAccttgaagaagacattGAGGTAGTTTCATCTTATGCAACTGCCCgtaaaattcaagaaataaacCAGAAAACCGTCGCCACAGTACAAGCTTTCCAAGCTAAAGGTTGTCACCTACTGTTCTTCGGTGGTGTCAGAGGGTTCTTGCCAAACTCTGAAATCTCTGAAGTGTTTGTCAAGAGACCAGAAGACCATTCAAGGTTAGGTCAAACGGTCATGGTCAAAATCCTTGACgtagatgaagaaagagccaGAATCATTGCAACATGTAAAGTTTCATCTGACGAGGCAGAAGAACAAAAGGAGGCTATTGATAAAATGGTTCTTGGCCGTACTATGGTTGATGTCACTGTCGCTGAGAAAACAAAGGACTCCTTGGTTGTTGAGATGAACAATGTCGGTTTGCGTGGTGTTATTTACGTTGGTCATCTCTCggattcaagaattgagCAAAACCGAGCACAGCTTAAGAAAATCAGAATAGGTTCGGAGCTTAACGCTTTGGTTATCGACAAGGATGTCAGAAATCAAGTATTCAACGCAACTCTAAAAGAATCCCTGATTAAGGACGCTCAGAACAATCAACTTCCAGTGACTTATGAAGAcatcaaggaaaagaagcTAACAACTGCAATGCACGGTTACATCAAATCCATCTCTGACAAAGGACTTTTCGTGGCATTCAATGGTAAATTTGTCGGTATGGTATTACCCAGTTACGCAGTTGAAAGCAGGGACGTTGACTTTGCCAAGGCATTTTACATTAATCAGTCTGTCGCCGCTTACCTTTTGAGGACCGATGACGCAAACCAGAGATTCTTGCTGACCTTTAAAGAACCAAAAGATAAATCCAGTGATAAAGCTGCTAGTCTAGCAGCTATAAACCCAGTAGACAAGTCAATCAAGAGGCtcgaagatttcaagcTAGGAAAAGTTATCGACGCAAAGATTAAGGGCGTTAAGAAAAACCAACTGAACGTTATCTTGGCTGACAACCTTTACGGAAGAATCGACATCTCAGAGGTTTTTGACAGCTATGAAGCTATCAGCAATCCAAAAGAACCACTTGGTGGTATGAAGAAGGATGACATTATCAGGGTAAAGGTCATCGGTAACCACGACGTTAGAGGCCATAAGTTCCTACCTATTACTCATACGGTAACCAATTCCACCGTGTTGGAGTTGACCATGAGAAAGTCAATGATAAATGACTCTAACTGCAAGGTTCAGAGCATTGAAGACGTTGCAGTTGGTCAGGAAGTTTTGGGGTTTGTCAATAACTATGCAAGTAACAACTTGTGGTTAACTGTTTCTCCCACCCTAAAGGCTAAAATTTCTGTCTTCGATCTAACCGATGATAGTTCCAAGTATTCTAAGAACTTTGAGGAACAGTTTCCTCTTGGAAGTGCTCTTAAGGTATCAGTCAAGGGCATTGAATCCGAACACGGTTTCATTACTGTGACAGGGAGATCTCATGCTGTTCAAATTGCTACTGATGTTAAGGTCGGTGACAAGCTACCAGCCAAGATCGTAAAGATCAATGAGAAATATATTCTTCTCAACTTGGGTGGCGACGTTGTGGGTATTTCATTCGCACCTGACGCCCTGGATGATTTCTCAGTTCCATTGAACGTTGCCTTTGAAGGTATGGTTAATCAGATAATACCTGCTACTGTAGTGTCTATCGATTCTGAGAAtgacaagatcaaactctCTCTGCGGTCCGCTAATCCAAAGACTCGTGAAATAAAGTCTCACAAGGATATTAAACAAGGGGATGTTGTTCAAGCATTGGTGAAGAGAGTCACTGACAAGGGTATTTTCGTTTACCTAAGTACTAACCTTGAGGCATTCGTCCCTGTCAGCAAACTTTCtgattctttcttgaaggaatggaagaaattttACAAACCAATGCAATGTGTTGTAGGTAAAGTGATCAACAGTGAAAATGATTCTCGTATTCTTCTTACTCTAAGAGAGTCCGAAGTGAATGGTAAATTGCAcgttttgaaaaattacgaTGATATCAAAGTTGGAGACATATTTGAAGGTAACGTGAAAAACGTCACTGATTTCGGTGTATTTGTGAAATTAGATGATACTGTGAATATCACTGGTCTCGCCCACCGTTCTGAAATTGCAGATACGGCGCCTGAGGATCTGTCATCATTGTTTGGTAATGGTGACCGGTTGAAGGCATACGTTATCAAAGTTAATCCAGACAAGAAGCAAATTTCGTTAAGTTTGAAGGCCTCTCATTTCAGTAAGCAGGACAATGGGGAAAAGAAGGCCGAGACTCAGGATGTTGTCGAAGACAATGATGCAGATGAGGCAATGGAGCAGGTCGTGTATAACCATAATGAGTCGGATGCTGAATCTGACGTAGAAATGGATTATCAAGAATCAGCTCCAGCAAAGAAGCCTCAGCAATCTGAGGGCTTGAGTTTGAGTGCCGGTTTTGATTGGACGGCAAGTATTTTGGATCAGGCTcacgaggatgaagagtcTAGTGACGACGAGGATTTCACTGAGACCAACAAGTCGAAGCGTCacagaaagaagaagcatgTTGTCGAAGACAAGACCATCGATATAAGTACTAGAGCTCCAGAGTCGGTAGTTGATTTCGAGCGTCTGATCATGGGTAACCCAAACTCTTCGGTCATTTGGATGAACTATATGGCCTTCCAGCTTCAACTAAGTGAAGTTGAGAAAGCCCGTGAGATTGCTGAACGTGCTCTGAAGACGATCAGTTTTAGAGAAGAAGGCGAAAAGTTGAACATTTGGATTGCTCTTCTCAACTTGGAAAATACCTTTGGTActgatgaaactttggagGAGGTATTCAAGAGAGCTTGCCAATACATGGACTCGTTTACTATTCACAATAAGCTATTAAGCATTTATCAAATGagtgaaaagtttgatCAAGCTGCTGAGTTGTTTAAAGCTACGGCAAAGAAGTTTGGTTCCGAGAAAGTCTCTATATGGTTGGCTTGGGGTGAATTTTTGTTGTCCCAAAACCAAATTCAAGAGGCCCGTTCTTTGTTGTCAAATGCCCTAAAGGCCTTGGCCAAACGATCTCACATCGAAGTTGTCAGGAAATTCGCTCAGTTAGAATTTGCCAAGGGTGATGCTGAAAGAGGTCGTTCATTATTTGAAGGTCTAATGGCAGACGCTCCAAAGAGAATCGATCTATGGAATGTCTACTtggatcaagaaatcaaggCCGGGGAAAAGAAAAAGGTGGAGAACATCTTCGAGCGTGTTATCACCAAAAAGATCACTAGAAAGCAAgccaagttcttcttcaacaagtggctacaatttgaagaatctcaTGAAGACCTCAAATCTGCTGAATATGTAAAGAGTAAGGCCATCGAGTTTGCGGAGAAGAACTCAAAAGCAGAGGTAAATTGA
- the MTF1 gene encoding RNA polymerase specificity factor (similar to Saccharomyces cerevisiae MTF1 (YMR228W); ancestral locus Anc_8.755), whose protein sequence is MSLPVRSLKELSKIKHWYGFKYLLNPEVHQAIFDKLRLEDTYRDTTKFKVLDLYPGPSQQSAIFYNRFKPQQYVLMESRADFLTQLKKEYSNSPIDVIEKDPYDWSSYVDLIDQSKKLQVEKQSLDHINDSFLTIGNLTNPAHEGLLMQWYSCIGNRNWLQRFGRVKMLLWVPTSSAVKLLARPGSISRSKCSVVREAFTETNLVALSDTEEVKLFDDSVITANNPIIISDTDIWQIRDKGISLLEINPTAHHIDLDNWEYVTKHLLILKGTPLIDALESLGHGAKDYFKDKITNQDLLNKSPNKLTNEEFIYLTDLFAKWPFKPDIFMDFVDIYQDDSF, encoded by the coding sequence ATGAGTTTACCAGTGAGAAGTTTAAAGGAACTAAGCAAAATAAAACATTGGTATGGTTTCAAGTACCTGTTGAACCCGGAAGTACATCAGGCGATATTCGACAAACTACGGCTTGAAGATACATATCGAGATACtaccaaattcaaagtCCTTGATTTATATCCTGGACCCAGTCAACAGTCTGCTATTTTTTATAATAGATTTAAACCACAACAGTATGTTTTGATGGAAAGCAGAGCTGATTTTTTGACACAGTTAAAGAAGGAATATAGTAACTCTCCAATAGATGTTATTGAGAAGGATCCGTACGATTGGTCATCGTATGTTGATTTAATAGATCAATCAAAAAAACTCCAGGTCGAAAAGCAATCGCTAGATCATATCAATGATAGTTTTCTCACAATTGGAAATCTTACGAATCCAGCCCATGAGGGCCTCTTAATGCAATGGTATTCATGCATTGGGAATAGAAATtggcttcaaagatttggtcGTGTTAAAATGCTACTTTGGGTGCCAACTTCGTCGGCCGTTAAATTACTGGCGAGACCTGGCTCgatttcaagatctaaATGTTCGGTCGTCCGAGAGGCATTCACAGAGACTAACTTGGTGGCATTGTCCGATACCGAGGAAGTCAAATTATTTGATGACAGTGTTATTACGGCTAATAATCCCATAATAATATCTGACACAGACATCTGGCAAATACGTGATAAGGGAATTTCCCTACTAGAGATTAACCCTACTGCGCACCATATAGACTTGGATAACTGGGAATACGTCACTAAACATCTACTAATCTTGAAGGGAACACCACTGATAGACGCCCTAGAATCTCTTGGACATGGTGCCAAAGACtacttcaaagacaagattaccaatcaagatcttttgaacaagtcACCAAATAAGCTGACTAATGAGGAATTTATCTATCTTACTGATTTATTTGCCAAATGGCCATTCAAACCTGATATCTTTATGGATTTTGTAGATATCTATCAGGATGATAGCTTTTAA
- the TAF7 gene encoding TATA-binding protein-associated factor TAF7 (similar to Saccharomyces cerevisiae TAF7 (YMR227C); ancestral locus Anc_8.754), translating into MPVIKLKKRSESVKDEQNPRPKRLRITTKVKDEPEGQLSTNLSLKKSGSSNRSKNSDKGGGMKLKLNLKKGGETEKAPKTPRLRLKPIRVPGEGYDSEASDVEDDPLIEEGIILRVLPDIQAEFVKHSIDSGDYSGISIKWKGQRHAIVNINEISYGAILVNLPTIIEVNKSVDRKNLLKTIDVSQMLLCIQMIESEEEVFTLKPPDTEDLVLKHFEEYQDEIREMKKKFFKGYNDGPLTELESKYLDQMANKPYDYKHGLTPPLYNVRNRRFRRKMGLDEFDYVEQAVERLLRHDDQAEEVNYELVDEDEVLRRSASATNLAHFDQSNRSFATGDYVTEEKDEDDLNLDEAFQSDTEDIRVPTQEGEADADDLFEEAGDDVEQYNGEEEEEEEEEEEEEEEEEGEADEDDEGEENNEGVEKQAVDEDRQHNELLKDELRELETTLSHARQKLQKAANPLLKSRFIDSIKKLEKEAELKRKQLKASDETLQRPGSGDGSPEPSREPSQEATRRVEEEEEDDDEDEEEEDEEEEEDEPANEQALDQNDLDMMMLFGAEGDDPQE; encoded by the coding sequence ATGCCCGTCATcaagttaaagaaaagGAGTGAAAGCgttaaagatgaacaaaatCCCAGGCCAAAGAGGTTACGGATAACCACCAAGGTGAAAGATGAACCTGAGGGACAACTGAGTACCAATTTGAGTCTTAAGAAGTCAGGAAGTTCAAATCGTTCAAAAAATTCCGATAAAGGAGGTGGTATGAAGTTAAAGCTTAACCTGAAGAAAGGTGGAGAGACAGAGAAGGCACCAAAGACTCCAAGACTACGATTGAAGCCCATCAGAGTTCCTGGTGAAGGTTACGACTCTGAAGCTTCTGATGTTGAAGACGATCCACTGATTGAAGAGGGTATAATCTTACGTGTGCTGCCCGATATTCAGGCGGAATTTGTGAAACATTCAATAGATTCTGGGGACTACTCCGGTATCAGCATTAAATGGAAAGGGCAAAGACATGCAATTGTTAATATCAATGAAATATCATACGGAGCTATTCTGGTGAACCTGCCGACAATCATAGAAGTCAACAAGAGTGTGGATAGGAAGaaccttttgaagacgaTTGACGTTTCCCAGATGTTATTGTGTATCCAAATGATTGAGagcgaagaagaagtctttACTTTGAAACCACCGGATACAGAGGACTTGGTGTTAaagcattttgaagagtatCAGGACGAAATTAgagagatgaagaagaagttcttTAAAGGTTACAATGATGGTCCATTGACGGAGCTAGAATCCAAGTATTTGGACCAAATGGCCAACAAACCATACGATTACAAGCACGGATTAACTCCGCCACTTTACAACGTACGAAACAGACGGTTTAGGCGAAAGATGGGACTTGATGAGTTTGACTACGTGGAACAAGCCGTGGAGAGGTTGCTGAGACACGACGATCAAGCGGAAGAAGTTAATTACGAGCTAGTggacgaagatgaagtgTTGAGAAGATCAGCTTCGGCAACGAATCTTGCACATTTCGATCAGTCGAACCGTTCGTTCGCTACAGGAGACTACGTCACTGAGGAGAAAGACGAGGACGACTTGAACTTGGATGAAGCCTTCCAAAGTGATACGGAGGACATAAGAGTACCGACGCAAGAGGGAGAAGCAGATGCAGACGatttgtttgaagaagctggtgaTGACGTGGAACAATACAacggtgaagaagaagaggaagaagaggaggaagaagaagaggaagaagaagaggaaggagaagctgatgaagatgatgagggCGAGGAAAACAACGAAGGCGTTGAGAAACAGGCCGTGGATGAGGACAGGCAACATAATGAACtattgaaagatgaactgCGCGAGTTGGAGACTACTTTGAGCCATGCAAGGcagaaattgcaaaaagCTGCCAACCCACTGCTGAAGTCGCGGTTCATTGATAGTATAAAGAAATTAGAGAAAGAAGCCGAATTAAAGCGGAAACAACTCAAGGCAAGCGACGAAACATTACAAAGACCGGGCTCAGGCGATGGCTCGCCCGAGCCATCGCGAGAGCCATCGCAAGAAGCCACACGCAGggtcgaagaagaagaagaagatgacgacgaggacgaggaagaagaagatgaggaggaagaagaggacgaACCTGCAAACGAACAAGCCTTAGATCAAAACGATCTCGACATGATGATGTTATTCGGCGCAGAAGGAGACGACCCGCAGGAGTAA